One part of the Parabacteroides distasonis ATCC 8503 genome encodes these proteins:
- a CDS encoding efflux RND transporter periplasmic adaptor subunit, translating to MKTFVYIGIIGASALLLASCKGKSKPLETPVPSISVSTPIVRDITLTKEYPGYLSSQLKVDLVARVNGYLRTSYLKAGSRVKKGDLIFVIEPDTYQDNVTQAEASVKTSKAQLEYARSNYERMKEAAKSGAVSQIQVIQAEATVSESEAAVKNAEAELNTARTNLSYCYIRAPFDGAVTRASYDIGNYINGAVQPVTLATLYKDDLMFANFNIEDNQFMKMMLEAARNDSTVKLPTEILVSIGKDGGNAYTGRLDYLSPNIDLSTGTLNVRANLDNPKHVLKSGLYVTITLPYAEQPNAVLVRDASIGTDQLGKYLYIVNDSNVVRYRPIEVGQLVDDTLRQVTAGISPKDSYVTSALLKVRDGMTIKPIK from the coding sequence ATGAAGACATTTGTTTACATAGGGATTATCGGAGCCTCCGCCTTATTACTGGCGTCTTGCAAGGGGAAAAGCAAGCCGCTGGAAACGCCCGTGCCCTCCATAAGCGTATCCACGCCGATCGTGAGGGACATTACCTTGACTAAAGAATACCCCGGATACCTTAGTTCACAACTGAAAGTAGACTTGGTCGCACGTGTCAACGGATACTTGCGTACCTCTTACCTCAAGGCCGGAAGCCGGGTGAAGAAGGGCGATCTTATCTTCGTGATCGAACCGGACACCTATCAAGATAACGTCACCCAAGCCGAGGCTTCCGTAAAGACCTCCAAAGCCCAGCTGGAATATGCACGCAGTAACTACGAGCGTATGAAGGAGGCGGCTAAGAGCGGCGCCGTAAGCCAGATACAAGTGATCCAAGCGGAGGCTACCGTATCGGAGTCTGAGGCTGCCGTGAAGAATGCCGAGGCGGAGTTGAATACCGCACGGACCAACTTGAGCTATTGCTATATCCGTGCGCCTTTCGACGGTGCGGTTACCCGGGCCAGCTACGATATAGGTAATTACATCAACGGAGCCGTCCAGCCGGTTACCTTGGCCACCTTATACAAGGACGACTTGATGTTCGCCAATTTCAATATCGAGGATAACCAGTTCATGAAGATGATGCTGGAAGCCGCCCGCAACGATAGCACCGTGAAGCTTCCGACCGAGATCCTCGTCAGCATAGGCAAGGATGGCGGCAATGCGTATACGGGCCGGCTGGATTATCTATCCCCCAATATCGACCTATCGACCGGTACCCTGAACGTACGTGCCAATCTGGATAACCCGAAGCATGTATTGAAGAGCGGCTTATACGTCACCATCACCCTGCCGTATGCCGAGCAGCCGAATGCGGTCTTGGTTCGCGACGCCTCGATCGGTACCGACCAATTAGGGAAGTACCTTTATATCGTGAACGACTCCAATGTCGTACGATACCGTCCTATCGAGGTGGGCCAATTGGTAGACGATACGCTTCGCCAAGTGACCGCCGGTATCAGCCCCAAAGATTCCTATGTCACCTCCGCCCTGCTTAAGGTACGGGATGGCATGACTATCAAACCTATAAAATAA
- a CDS encoding efflux transporter outer membrane subunit produces MHKHLRLTCYALLCLLVPIGVMAQTEHTYLDRALPGSWSEEGSDFQQTLPVEDNWWRNFKDPLLDSLIEVAVKQNYSVQMAMDRIAMAKANLRSAQGSYSPTLGLSAGWTRQQSSGNINQVPKAITQYSSATVDMNWEVDVFGSIRNRVKAEKENFAASKEEYNAAMVSLCAQVASSYINMRELQQEVKVAQQNCRSQQTVVQITQKRYETGLVSKLDVAQAQSVYYSTKASLPMLEAGIIQYTNSLAILLGLYPSDLQKIMETDASLPEYIEPVGVGLPANLLLRRPDVRAAERQVNALAASLGASKSDWWPKVFVKGSIGFASHDFDKLANHNSLTYEIAPTLTWNFFQGTQKIQATRLAKAQLDESIRQFNQTVLTSVQEVDNAMSSYKNSIKQIVALREVVNQGKQTLDLSLDLYKQGLTPFQNVLDAQRSLLTYQNQLTQAQGSSLLNLIQLYQSLGGGWNPM; encoded by the coding sequence ATGCACAAACATTTACGCCTGACATGTTATGCTTTGTTGTGCTTGCTGGTACCGATCGGGGTAATGGCGCAGACAGAGCATACGTATTTAGACCGTGCCCTACCCGGATCATGGTCTGAGGAAGGGAGTGATTTCCAGCAGACACTTCCCGTAGAAGATAATTGGTGGAGGAATTTTAAGGACCCGTTACTGGACTCGCTGATAGAAGTAGCCGTGAAACAAAACTATTCCGTGCAAATGGCGATGGACAGGATCGCCATGGCGAAAGCCAACCTGCGGTCGGCACAAGGAAGCTACTCGCCCACCCTAGGGCTTTCCGCCGGATGGACACGGCAACAAAGTAGCGGCAATATCAATCAGGTACCCAAGGCGATCACCCAATATTCCAGCGCTACCGTAGATATGAACTGGGAAGTAGACGTATTCGGAAGTATCCGGAACCGGGTGAAAGCGGAGAAAGAGAATTTCGCCGCCTCGAAAGAGGAATACAACGCCGCCATGGTCTCCCTTTGCGCCCAAGTAGCCTCCTCCTATATCAATATGAGGGAACTGCAACAAGAGGTAAAGGTAGCGCAACAGAACTGCCGCTCCCAACAGACGGTCGTACAGATCACCCAGAAACGGTATGAGACCGGGCTAGTCTCTAAACTGGACGTAGCGCAGGCGCAATCCGTATACTACAGCACGAAAGCCTCCCTCCCGATGCTGGAGGCCGGTATCATCCAATATACGAACTCCTTGGCGATCTTGCTAGGCCTGTACCCTTCCGATCTACAAAAGATCATGGAGACAGACGCTTCCTTGCCGGAATATATCGAGCCGGTCGGTGTAGGGCTACCGGCAAACCTGTTGCTACGCCGTCCGGATGTACGTGCGGCAGAACGGCAGGTCAATGCGCTTGCCGCCTCGCTCGGGGCCTCTAAGTCCGATTGGTGGCCGAAAGTATTCGTGAAAGGCTCGATCGGTTTCGCCTCCCACGACTTCGACAAGCTGGCGAATCATAATAGCTTGACCTATGAGATCGCCCCTACCCTTACGTGGAACTTCTTCCAAGGCACCCAGAAGATACAGGCTACCCGGTTGGCGAAAGCCCAGTTGGACGAGTCGATCCGGCAATTCAACCAGACCGTGCTTACCTCCGTACAGGAAGTGGATAACGCCATGAGCTCGTACAAGAACTCGATCAAGCAGATCGTAGCCCTCCGGGAAGTGGTAAACCAAGGGAAACAAACCTTGGACCTTTCCCTAGACCTCTATAAGCAGGGCCTTACGCCTTTCCAAAACGTACTGGACGCGCAACGCTCCCTCCTCACCTACCAGAACCAATTGACACAGGCTCAAGGTAGCTCCCTACTGAACTTGATACAGCTTTATCAGTCATTGGGCGGAGGATGGAATCCTATGTAG
- a CDS encoding D-isomer specific 2-hydroxyacid dehydrogenase family protein translates to MFEKIVVVDSTGLNTWGVERLKALGKEVVFYTGIPETDEEIVNRIGDADCVLVSYNTQIRRNVIEACPNIKYIGMCCTLYSESSANVDIAAARERGITVLGIRDYGDEGVVEYVISELVRLLHGFGGKQWKHKAYELGGQKVGIVGLGRTGRMIADALRFFGAEVYYFSRTRKPDAEAAGIAYLPLRELLPEVDILCTCLPRNTILLGAGEFRLFGNLKILINTSVGPTFRVPDLQRWLSAHKRNFFLCDAVGIGNYADTLTQFDNVIYTPKVSGHSEQCMERLSQKVIANIESYLN, encoded by the coding sequence ATGTTTGAGAAAATTGTAGTGGTAGATTCTACCGGGTTGAATACATGGGGAGTGGAGCGTTTGAAGGCGCTTGGAAAAGAGGTTGTTTTTTATACCGGCATTCCGGAAACGGATGAGGAGATTGTGAACCGGATCGGGGACGCAGATTGCGTACTCGTCTCTTATAATACACAGATCCGGAGGAACGTGATCGAGGCTTGCCCGAATATCAAATACATCGGGATGTGCTGTACCCTCTATAGCGAGTCTAGCGCGAATGTGGATATAGCCGCCGCACGTGAGCGGGGGATAACGGTCTTGGGTATCCGCGACTATGGCGATGAGGGAGTCGTGGAGTATGTCATTAGCGAGCTAGTCCGTCTGTTGCATGGTTTCGGCGGGAAACAATGGAAGCATAAGGCGTATGAGCTGGGCGGGCAAAAAGTAGGCATTGTGGGATTGGGTCGCACCGGGAGAATGATCGCTGACGCTCTTCGTTTTTTTGGGGCGGAGGTTTATTATTTCAGCCGTACCCGTAAGCCGGATGCCGAGGCCGCCGGTATCGCTTACCTGCCTTTGCGGGAGTTGCTGCCGGAGGTGGATATTTTATGTACTTGCTTGCCTCGTAATACGATTCTTCTGGGGGCGGGTGAGTTTCGTTTGTTCGGTAATCTGAAGATATTGATCAATACGTCGGTAGGGCCGACTTTCCGTGTCCCGGATTTACAACGTTGGCTTAGCGCACATAAGCGGAATTTCTTCTTATGCGATGCGGTAGGTATCGGGAATTATGCGGATACCTTGACGCAATTCGATAATGTCATATATACCCCGAAAGTCTCCGGCCACTCGGAGCAATGTATGGAGCGATTGTCGCAAAAGGTAATAGCGAATATCGAAAGCTATCTAAATTGA
- a CDS encoding DUF456 domain-containing protein: MDILLVILGVICLLVGLAGCFLPILPGPPVAYLALWLLHFTGYAEFTVTELVVWGLLVVLAQAMDYVTPMLGTKYSGGSKWGNWGCAVGTVAGMFVFPPWGILLGPFVGAFVGELLGGKASGDALKAGFGAFAGFLLSVVLKVTLCGYFIYSFVRGIIN, encoded by the coding sequence ATGGATATCTTATTGGTTATACTAGGCGTTATCTGTTTGTTGGTGGGATTGGCGGGGTGTTTTTTGCCGATCTTGCCGGGGCCGCCGGTAGCGTATTTGGCTTTGTGGCTGTTGCATTTTACGGGTTATGCGGAATTTACGGTTACGGAGTTGGTCGTGTGGGGATTGCTGGTCGTGTTGGCACAGGCGATGGACTATGTTACGCCCATGCTGGGGACTAAGTATAGCGGAGGGTCCAAGTGGGGAAATTGGGGATGTGCCGTGGGAACCGTGGCCGGTATGTTCGTGTTTCCGCCTTGGGGGATCTTGCTGGGTCCTTTCGTGGGGGCTTTCGTGGGGGAACTTTTGGGAGGTAAGGCGTCCGGGGATGCGTTGAAGGCTGGTTTCGGGGCGTTCGCAGGTTTTTTATTAAGTGTCGTGCTGAAGGTTACCCTTTGCGGCTATTTTATTTATAGTTTTGTGAGAGGGATAATTAATTGA